The following are from one region of the Heterodontus francisci isolate sHetFra1 chromosome 34, sHetFra1.hap1, whole genome shotgun sequence genome:
- the LOC137348619 gene encoding zinc finger protein 239-like: MEEWSRRMEEWSRRMGGEASETPGIGLNEASTDLPIWRVTRTPAPRRNRGNVGTGKGFNYPSELEIHRPSHTRERPFTCSICGQGFKRLSSLLPHQRVHTGKRPFTCSVCGKGFTQSSDLQSHQRVHSGERLLTCSVCGQGFKRSSNLLAHQQVHTGERPFTCSVCEKGFINSNLLLRHQRIHNWERPFTCCICGQGFKLSSNFLAHQQVHTGERPFTCSMCRSSHLLRHQGLEGEDLQMTNSNQTSR; this comes from the exons ATGGAGGAATGGAGTCGGCGCATGGAGGAATGGAGTCGGCGGATGGGCggcgaggcttcagaaacacctggtATAGGCC TgaacgaggcttcaactgatcttCCAATCTGGAGAGTTACAAGGACACCCGCACCACGGAGAAACCGCGGAAATGTGGGgactgggaagggattcaattacccgtcTGAGCTGGAAATACATCGACCGAGTCACACGAGggaaaggccgttcacctgctccatttgtgggCAGGGATTTAAGCGATTGTCCAGTCTTCtgccacaccagcgagttcacactgggaagagaccgttcacctgctccgtctgtgggaagggattcactcagtcatccgacctgcagtcacaccagcgtgttcacagtggggagagactgctcacctgctctgtgtgtgggcagGGATTTAAGCGATCATCCAACCTTCTGGCACACCAGcaagttcatactggggagaggccgttcacctgctctgtgtgtgagaaGGGATTTATAAATTCAAAcctcctgctgagacaccagcgcattcacaactgggagaggccattcacctgctgtaTTTGTGGCCAGGGATTTAAGCTTTCGTCCAATTTTTtggcacaccagcaagttcacactggggagaggccgttcacctgctccatgtgtaggtcatcccacctgctgagacatca GGGATTAGAAGGGGAGGATCTGCAAATgacaaactcaaaccaaacatcacgttAA